The Myxococcota bacterium genome has a segment encoding these proteins:
- a CDS encoding trypsin-like peptidase domain-containing protein produces the protein MRALAVVLALSALAAAAPARAVVAAGGDGTGHATPPANDPGFAHVAALGDLTGVYLGGGWILTADHVPPDRDAVILGVTYAAVPGSRIVLETAPGVPADLALYRIEGDPGLPWLEIASSPPVVGEPVVMVGQGWTRLASPAYWDAAWQPTTPAMAAHAGFERGVGRALRWGTNEVVVVDDEVVLGGRTTTSFATTFDEGVSADEAQAVQGDSGGAVFAQRAGDGVWELAGAMFTVGLWIGQPADTVVFGTATYAVQLADYREAIEAVTRPAVPAAPAPWRVLAGVSLLALAARAASARTLSARARRRTDRAAT, from the coding sequence GTGCGCGCCCTCGCGGTCGTCCTCGCGCTGTCCGCACTCGCGGCGGCGGCGCCGGCGCGCGCGGTCGTCGCCGCGGGCGGCGACGGCACGGGCCACGCGACGCCGCCCGCGAACGATCCGGGCTTCGCGCACGTCGCCGCGCTCGGCGACCTCACCGGCGTGTACCTCGGCGGCGGCTGGATCCTCACCGCCGACCACGTCCCGCCCGACCGCGACGCCGTGATCCTCGGCGTGACGTACGCGGCCGTTCCCGGCTCGCGCATCGTCCTCGAGACGGCGCCCGGCGTTCCCGCCGACCTCGCGCTCTACCGCATCGAAGGCGACCCGGGCCTCCCGTGGCTCGAGATCGCGTCGTCGCCGCCCGTCGTCGGCGAGCCCGTCGTCATGGTGGGGCAGGGCTGGACCCGGCTCGCGTCGCCGGCGTACTGGGATGCCGCGTGGCAGCCCACGACGCCGGCGATGGCGGCGCACGCGGGCTTCGAGCGCGGCGTCGGGCGCGCGCTGCGCTGGGGCACGAACGAGGTCGTCGTCGTCGATGACGAGGTCGTCCTCGGCGGGCGCACGACGACGAGCTTCGCGACGACCTTCGACGAGGGCGTCTCGGCCGACGAAGCACAGGCCGTGCAGGGGGACTCCGGCGGCGCGGTGTTCGCGCAGCGCGCGGGCGACGGCGTCTGGGAGCTCGCCGGAGCGATGTTCACGGTCGGGCTCTGGATCGGGCAGCCGGCCGACACGGTGGTCTTCGGAACCGCGACCTACGCGGTGCAGCTCGCCGACTACCGGGAGGCGATCGAGGCGGTCACGCGGCCCGCCGTTCCCGCTGCGCCCGCGCCGTGGCGCGTTCTCGCCGGCGTCTCGCTCCTCGCGCTCGCCGCGCGCGCCGCGAGCGCGCGCACGCTCAGCGCGCGGGCGCGGCGTCGCACGGATCGAGCCGCAACGTGA
- a CDS encoding peptidylprolyl isomerase yields the protein MDELEASLPGERLRRALERAFERWASPGVRHFAHASASARAALADAIDRASAADTFARAQEWLGAVAGGLALLGLLALGTGCGVDANPDKGANRVFANLRGTGAEPAPAAREPVDASTWEWPPGPHPHATLAVAGRGEIEIELFPELAPKTVANFLELAGRGFYDGVAFHRVIAGFMVQTGDPNTRDDLPDDDGMGGPGYTIEDEFGDAPHVRGVVSMANTGRPDSGGSQFFIVQRDRQALDGKYAVFGRVVRGMDVVDAIAEAPTDLHGRWGPRDRPLEAIRIAGVHVATPTADTHAAAAPAH from the coding sequence ATGGACGAGCTCGAAGCCAGCCTTCCCGGCGAGCGCCTCCGACGGGCGCTCGAGCGCGCGTTCGAGCGCTGGGCCTCGCCGGGCGTCCGCCACTTCGCGCACGCCTCGGCGAGCGCGCGCGCCGCGCTCGCCGACGCGATCGACCGCGCCTCCGCCGCCGACACCTTCGCGCGCGCGCAGGAATGGCTCGGAGCGGTCGCGGGAGGCCTCGCACTGCTCGGTCTGCTCGCGCTCGGCACGGGCTGCGGCGTCGACGCGAATCCCGACAAGGGCGCGAACCGCGTCTTCGCCAACCTCCGCGGCACGGGCGCCGAGCCCGCGCCGGCCGCGCGCGAGCCGGTCGACGCGAGCACGTGGGAGTGGCCGCCCGGTCCGCATCCGCACGCGACGCTCGCCGTCGCCGGCCGCGGCGAGATCGAGATCGAGCTCTTCCCCGAGCTCGCGCCGAAGACCGTCGCGAACTTCCTCGAGCTCGCGGGCCGCGGGTTCTACGACGGCGTCGCCTTCCACCGCGTGATCGCGGGCTTCATGGTGCAGACGGGCGACCCGAACACGCGCGACGACCTGCCCGACGACGACGGCATGGGCGGTCCCGGATACACGATCGAGGACGAGTTCGGCGACGCGCCGCACGTGCGCGGCGTGGTGTCGATGGCGAACACCGGTCGGCCCGACAGCGGCGGCAGCCAGTTCTTCATCGTGCAGCGCGATCGCCAGGCGCTCGACGGCAAGTACGCCGTGTTCGGGCGCGTGGTGCGCGGGATGGACGTCGTCGACGCGATCGCCGAAGCGCCCACGGACCTGCACGGGCGCTGGGGGCCGCGCGACCGGCCGCTCGAGGCGATCCGCATCGCGGGCGTGCACGTCGCGACGCCGACCGCGGACACGCACGCGGCGGCCGCTCCCGCGCACTGA
- the ggt gene encoding gamma-glutamyltransferase produces MPRTRAASSCSVPLPTSRRATVLRGASGREGRRRRPAALVLAVLLASGAPGVRAATPSPARGEAGMVVTSQVDATRAGHAMLEAGGNAIDAAVASAFALSVTQPFSSGLGGGCFALVRIAADGATPARIVAIDARETAPAAATRDMYVQPGVDARASVAGALAVATPGLVAGLVHLQEAYGALPLATVMAPAIALARDGFAIGPYHAAMIEAMRARMPADDPRFAETARIQFPPPGEAAAPGWRLAQPELAATLELVARGGARAFYDGAPARAIAATMRAHGGLVTEEDLARYAVVEREPTRGHYRGLEVASFPPPSSGGVVLQEILNVLEGFDLAARPAHGSASIHVIAEAMKLAFADRAVFLGDPDFVDVPVERLLSPAHADAQRARILPPRWRRAPWTWLRDESAIRVEAPGLPQDDAGTTHLSTTDARGNAVALTKTINTPYGSGVTVPGTGIVLNNEMDDFAKAPDAPNAYGLIDVRGANAIAPGKRPLSSMTPTLLLRDGKPFMVTGSPGGPRIISTTLLTILDVVDYGMDVQAAVSAPRFHHQWVPDTLYVEPETPQDVVEGLEARGHDVERSASTWSAAEAIVIDPRTGIHFGGSDPRRDGLALGYSPQASAAAR; encoded by the coding sequence ATGCCCCGCACCCGAGCCGCGTCGTCCTGCTCCGTTCCGCTTCCCACCTCCCGCCGCGCCACCGTGCTGCGCGGCGCCTCCGGCCGAGAGGGGCGGCGACGCCGCCCGGCCGCGCTCGTCCTCGCCGTCCTGCTCGCGTCCGGCGCGCCCGGTGTGCGCGCGGCGACGCCGAGCCCGGCGCGCGGCGAGGCGGGGATGGTCGTGACCTCGCAGGTGGACGCGACGCGCGCCGGGCACGCGATGCTCGAGGCGGGCGGGAACGCGATCGACGCGGCCGTGGCATCGGCGTTCGCGCTGTCGGTGACGCAGCCGTTCTCGAGCGGGCTCGGCGGTGGCTGCTTCGCGCTCGTCCGCATCGCCGCCGACGGCGCTACCCCCGCGCGCATCGTCGCGATCGACGCGCGCGAGACGGCGCCCGCCGCCGCGACGCGCGACATGTACGTGCAGCCGGGCGTCGACGCGCGCGCATCCGTCGCGGGTGCGCTCGCGGTGGCGACACCCGGGCTCGTGGCGGGCCTCGTGCACCTGCAGGAGGCCTACGGCGCGCTGCCGCTCGCGACCGTGATGGCCCCGGCGATCGCGCTCGCGCGCGACGGGTTCGCGATCGGGCCCTACCACGCGGCCATGATCGAGGCGATGCGCGCGCGCATGCCCGCCGACGACCCGCGCTTCGCGGAGACGGCGCGCATCCAGTTCCCGCCGCCGGGCGAGGCGGCCGCGCCCGGCTGGCGGCTCGCGCAGCCCGAGCTCGCGGCGACGCTCGAGCTCGTCGCGCGGGGCGGTGCGCGCGCGTTCTACGACGGCGCGCCCGCGCGCGCGATCGCCGCGACGATGCGCGCGCACGGCGGGCTCGTCACGGAGGAGGACCTGGCGCGCTATGCGGTCGTCGAGCGCGAGCCGACGCGCGGCCACTACCGCGGCCTCGAGGTGGCGAGCTTCCCGCCGCCGTCGTCGGGCGGCGTCGTGCTGCAGGAGATCCTGAACGTCCTCGAGGGCTTCGATCTCGCTGCGCGGCCCGCGCACGGCAGCGCGTCGATCCACGTGATCGCCGAGGCGATGAAGCTCGCGTTCGCGGACCGCGCCGTCTTCCTCGGCGACCCGGACTTCGTCGACGTGCCGGTCGAGCGTCTCCTCTCGCCCGCGCACGCCGACGCGCAGCGCGCGCGCATCCTGCCGCCGCGCTGGCGCCGCGCGCCCTGGACGTGGCTGCGCGACGAGAGCGCGATCCGCGTCGAGGCGCCGGGGCTCCCGCAGGACGACGCGGGCACGACGCACCTCTCGACGACGGACGCGCGCGGCAACGCCGTCGCGCTGACGAAGACGATCAACACGCCGTACGGCTCGGGCGTCACCGTCCCCGGCACCGGCATCGTGCTCAACAACGAGATGGACGACTTCGCGAAGGCGCCCGACGCCCCGAACGCCTACGGGCTCATCGACGTGCGCGGCGCGAACGCGATCGCGCCCGGCAAGCGTCCGCTGTCGAGCATGACGCCGACCCTCCTGCTGCGCGACGGGAAGCCCTTCATGGTGACGGGGAGCCCGGGCGGCCCGCGCATCATCTCGACGACGCTGCTCACGATCCTCGACGTCGTCGACTACGGCATGGACGTGCAGGCCGCCGTGTCGGCGCCGCGCTTCCACCACCAGTGGGTTCCCGACACGCTCTACGTCGAGCCCGAGACGCCGCAGGACGTGGTCGAGGGGCTCGAGGCGCGCGGCCACGACGTCGAGCGGTCCGCGTCGACGTGGTCGGCGGCCGAGGCGATCGTGATCGACCCGCGCACCGGCATCCACTTCGGCGGGAGCGACCCGCGCCGCGACGGGCTCGCGCTCGGGTACTCGCCGCAGGCGTCGGCGGCGGCTCGTTAG
- a CDS encoding pitrilysin family protein produces the protein MSTPPLHYQVLPNGLEILLREAHAAPVASLQIWAKVGSADEGPGEEGLAHFHEHMLFKGTERRGVGDVAGEIEGAGGRVNAYTTFDVTVYYATLPSDALDVGVDVLVDAVRHSTFDPAEVKREVEVVLEEIRRSEDAPDHVLSDLAFANAYRAHAYGRPILGSAENVASFDRAKVERFFRRWYAPDNLVVVAAGDFDARDLAARIEAAFAGAEPAGARRARASEPAQQGLRTRVAVRDFERARLDLSWRAPSFADDDATHLDLLSFVLGEAESSRLVRRVKETRGIVDRIDTSCYTPLDPGLFTVDVKCESERAAEAIEAVVEEVERVRVEPVSLAELERARANFLATESFERESVSGMASKLGHFHVLARDHRREQRYFELVRSATPDDLLRAARTWLAPEHLCTTALLARADVDALDDARAADAVARGLARATRRRAALPRRTPGRDVVTYDLGGGAELHVLPSHDAPVVAGRAAFLGGLLAETPETSGLTSFLTALWMRGTEGRSAADFARAVENLAAEVDGFSGRSSLGMTFECTSDQLAPTLDLFAEALLEPAFDEAELERERREVLAAIDRRADRIAQRAFLLFQRTLYAHHPYRMPLGGERESVAAFDVDDAIAHHERLVRRGNLAFGVAGDVDPDAVARAIASRLDALEGDGFAERWPAADPAPNAPLFAEERADREQAHYVLGFRGVAIDDADRFALELLAQVLTGQSGRLFLELRDRQSLAYSVSATNVEGLAPGFFSVYIATAPAKLAQARAGLERELARLVDEPVGEDELARAKRFLTGNHAIDRQRSAARAAHLALDARYGLGPLAALAYPEHVAALSSADVQRVARRILDWNARVEALVHPDAPAAPDVA, from the coding sequence TTGTCGACCCCGCCCCTCCACTACCAGGTCCTGCCGAACGGCCTCGAGATCCTCCTGCGCGAGGCGCACGCCGCCCCCGTCGCGAGCCTCCAGATCTGGGCGAAGGTCGGGAGTGCCGACGAGGGTCCGGGCGAGGAAGGGCTCGCGCACTTCCACGAGCACATGCTCTTCAAGGGCACGGAGCGCCGCGGCGTCGGCGACGTCGCCGGAGAGATCGAGGGGGCCGGCGGGCGCGTCAACGCGTACACGACGTTCGACGTCACGGTGTACTACGCGACGCTCCCGAGCGACGCACTCGACGTCGGCGTCGACGTGCTCGTCGACGCCGTCCGCCACTCGACGTTCGATCCCGCGGAGGTGAAGCGCGAGGTCGAGGTCGTGCTCGAGGAGATCCGCCGCTCCGAGGACGCGCCCGACCACGTGCTCTCCGACCTCGCCTTCGCGAACGCCTACCGCGCGCACGCCTATGGGCGGCCCATCCTCGGAAGCGCGGAGAACGTCGCGAGCTTCGACCGCGCGAAGGTCGAGCGCTTCTTCCGGCGCTGGTACGCGCCCGACAACCTGGTCGTCGTCGCGGCCGGCGACTTCGACGCGCGCGACCTCGCCGCGCGCATCGAGGCCGCCTTCGCGGGCGCGGAGCCGGCGGGCGCGCGGCGCGCGCGCGCATCCGAGCCCGCGCAGCAGGGCCTCCGCACGCGCGTCGCGGTGCGCGACTTCGAGCGCGCGCGCCTCGACCTCTCGTGGCGCGCACCATCGTTCGCGGACGACGACGCCACGCACCTCGACCTGCTGTCGTTCGTGCTCGGAGAGGCGGAGTCGAGCCGCCTCGTGCGCCGCGTGAAGGAGACGCGCGGCATCGTCGATCGCATCGACACGTCCTGCTACACGCCGCTCGACCCGGGCCTGTTCACGGTCGACGTGAAGTGCGAGAGCGAGCGCGCCGCGGAGGCGATCGAGGCCGTGGTCGAGGAGGTCGAGCGGGTGCGCGTCGAGCCGGTGAGCCTCGCCGAGCTCGAGCGCGCGCGCGCGAACTTCCTCGCCACCGAGAGCTTCGAGCGCGAGAGCGTGTCGGGGATGGCGAGCAAGCTCGGCCACTTCCACGTGCTCGCGCGCGACCACCGGCGCGAGCAGCGCTACTTCGAGCTCGTCCGGAGCGCCACGCCCGACGACCTGCTGCGCGCGGCGCGCACCTGGCTCGCGCCCGAGCACCTGTGCACGACGGCGCTGCTCGCCCGCGCCGACGTCGACGCGCTCGACGACGCGCGCGCCGCCGACGCCGTCGCGCGCGGGCTCGCGCGCGCGACGCGCCGGCGCGCCGCGCTCCCGCGCCGCACGCCGGGGCGCGACGTCGTCACGTACGACCTCGGCGGAGGCGCCGAGCTCCACGTGCTGCCGTCGCACGACGCGCCCGTCGTCGCCGGCCGGGCCGCCTTCCTCGGCGGGCTGCTCGCCGAGACGCCGGAGACGTCGGGCCTCACGAGCTTCCTGACGGCGCTCTGGATGCGCGGGACGGAGGGCCGCTCGGCGGCGGACTTCGCGCGCGCCGTCGAGAACCTCGCCGCCGAGGTCGACGGCTTCAGTGGGCGCAGCTCGCTCGGCATGACGTTCGAGTGCACGAGCGACCAGCTCGCGCCGACGCTCGACCTGTTCGCCGAAGCGCTGCTCGAGCCCGCGTTCGACGAGGCCGAGCTCGAGCGCGAGCGACGCGAGGTGCTCGCGGCCATCGACCGGCGCGCGGACCGGATCGCGCAGCGCGCGTTCCTGCTCTTCCAGCGCACGCTCTACGCGCACCACCCGTATCGCATGCCGCTCGGCGGCGAGCGCGAGAGCGTGGCCGCGTTCGACGTCGACGACGCGATCGCCCACCACGAGCGACTCGTCCGGCGCGGCAACCTCGCCTTCGGCGTCGCGGGCGACGTCGACCCCGACGCCGTCGCGCGCGCGATCGCGTCGCGCCTCGACGCCCTCGAAGGCGACGGTTTCGCCGAGCGCTGGCCCGCGGCCGACCCCGCGCCGAACGCCCCGCTCTTCGCCGAGGAGCGCGCCGACCGCGAGCAGGCGCACTACGTGCTCGGGTTCCGCGGCGTCGCGATCGACGACGCCGACCGCTTCGCGCTCGAGCTGCTCGCGCAGGTGCTCACCGGCCAGAGCGGCCGGCTCTTCCTCGAGCTGCGCGACCGGCAGAGCCTCGCCTACAGCGTGAGCGCGACGAACGTCGAAGGGCTCGCGCCGGGCTTCTTCTCGGTCTACATCGCGACCGCGCCCGCGAAGCTCGCGCAGGCGCGGGCCGGGCTCGAGCGCGAGCTCGCGCGCCTCGTCGACGAGCCCGTCGGCGAGGACGAGCTCGCGCGCGCGAAGCGGTTCCTCACGGGCAACCACGCGATCGACCGCCAGCGCAGCGCCGCGCGCGCCGCGCACCTCGCACTCGACGCGCGCTACGGCCTCGGCCCGCTCGCCGCGCTCGCCTACCCCGAGCACGTCGCGGCGCTGTCGAGCGCCGACGTGCAGCGCGTCGCGCGCCGCATCCTCGACTGGAACGCGCGCGTCGAGGCGCTCGTCCACCCCGACGCACCCGCGGCGCCGGACGTCGCCTGA
- the hemW gene encoding radical SAM family heme chaperone HemW, with product MASDSVGVYVHVPFCERVCPYCDFAVVAARPLEPSVEARYVEALVRELALRAGPFDGLALASVYLGGGTPSLLSVASVERIVGAVRERFAARVGAAPEITLEVNPSTLERARLGGFRAAGVNRLSIGVQSFDDAMLKRLGRAHRARDAHATLSAARAAGFENVSLDLIVGGPGATRAQLDRDLDAVAAFAPEHVSTYELTVEEGTPFALAERRGQLARPDERAVVAALARVDARLAAAGLERYEVSSHARPGFESAHNRRYWRRAPVLGLGVGAWSTLPPTAAHPHGGRAANARSLGAHLDRVEGARAAAGSIADAEWHDAATARGEAVFLALREPRGLGAAGFAREFGAPPRAFFAREIDELVGLGLLDEDAAGDLRLSARGRWLADSVAERFV from the coding sequence GTGGCGAGCGACAGCGTCGGCGTGTACGTGCACGTGCCGTTCTGCGAGCGCGTCTGCCCCTACTGCGACTTCGCGGTGGTGGCGGCGCGGCCGCTCGAGCCGTCGGTCGAGGCGCGCTACGTCGAGGCGCTCGTGCGCGAGCTCGCGCTGCGCGCGGGCCCCTTCGACGGGCTCGCGCTCGCGAGCGTGTACCTCGGCGGCGGCACGCCCTCGCTGCTGTCGGTGGCGAGCGTCGAGCGCATCGTCGGCGCGGTGCGCGAGCGCTTCGCCGCGCGCGTCGGCGCGGCTCCCGAGATCACGCTCGAGGTGAATCCGAGCACGCTCGAGCGCGCGCGCCTCGGCGGCTTCCGCGCGGCCGGCGTGAACCGGCTCTCGATCGGCGTCCAGTCGTTCGACGACGCGATGCTGAAGCGCCTCGGCCGCGCGCACCGCGCGCGGGACGCGCACGCGACGCTCTCGGCGGCCCGCGCCGCCGGCTTCGAGAACGTCTCGCTCGACCTGATCGTGGGCGGGCCGGGCGCGACCCGCGCCCAGCTCGATCGGGACCTCGACGCCGTCGCCGCGTTCGCGCCCGAGCACGTCTCGACCTACGAGCTCACCGTCGAGGAGGGCACGCCGTTCGCGCTCGCGGAGCGGCGGGGGCAGCTCGCGCGCCCGGACGAGCGCGCCGTCGTCGCGGCGCTCGCGCGCGTCGACGCGCGACTCGCGGCGGCGGGGCTCGAGCGGTACGAGGTGTCGAGCCATGCGCGGCCGGGGTTCGAGTCCGCGCACAACCGGCGCTACTGGCGCCGCGCGCCCGTGCTCGGGCTCGGCGTGGGGGCGTGGTCGACGCTCCCGCCGACCGCGGCGCACCCGCACGGCGGCCGCGCGGCGAACGCGCGCTCGCTCGGCGCCCATCTCGACCGCGTCGAGGGCGCGCGCGCGGCGGCCGGCTCGATCGCCGACGCCGAGTGGCACGACGCCGCGACCGCGCGCGGCGAAGCCGTCTTCCTCGCCCTGCGCGAGCCGCGCGGGCTCGGCGCGGCGGGCTTCGCGCGCGAGTTCGGGGCGCCGCCGCGGGCCTTCTTCGCGCGCGAGATCGACGAGCTGGTCGGGCTCGGGCTGCTCGACGAGGACGCCGCGGGCGACCTGCGGCTGAGCGCGCGCGGGCGCTGGCTCGCCGACAGCGTGGCCGAGCGCTTCGTCTAG
- the hrcA gene encoding heat-inducible transcriptional repressor HrcA codes for MRAARPAPLATPELTERQRVVLRALVAAYIAEAAPVGSATISHLLSQPLSSASIRNTMAELREIGLVDQPHTSAGRVPTTAAIRIFVDQLMDTPELGPYERRALAQPFEGVDASAAVRLAGQVLSESARQLGFVVAPRLARVRLQHVSFVRLSTDRLLVVLVARSGRVHRRVVEETTWRDQAELDRVAALLNERIQGLSLDDLRARLEGELRALRDRADGLVARALALGLRAIDLDGEASADLLLGTRLALLDQPEFRDPERIRELFAAIETGERLLAIIDRAVESAGVSVALGEQLDAPELVRCALVAAPYGRAGEPPQGVLGVIGPCRMDYRRVIPLVDYCSVLVSRKLQSADEPTPSAG; via the coding sequence GTGCGTGCGGCGCGCCCCGCGCCGCTCGCGACACCCGAGCTCACGGAGCGGCAGCGCGTCGTCCTGCGCGCGCTCGTCGCGGCCTACATCGCGGAGGCCGCGCCCGTCGGCTCGGCCACGATCTCGCACCTCCTCTCCCAGCCGCTCTCGTCGGCGAGCATCCGCAACACGATGGCCGAGCTGCGCGAGATCGGGCTCGTCGACCAGCCGCACACGTCGGCCGGGCGTGTCCCCACGACCGCGGCGATCCGGATCTTCGTCGATCAGCTCATGGACACGCCGGAGCTCGGGCCGTACGAGCGGCGCGCGCTCGCGCAGCCGTTCGAGGGTGTCGACGCGAGCGCGGCCGTGCGTCTCGCGGGTCAGGTGCTGTCCGAGAGCGCGCGGCAGCTCGGCTTCGTCGTGGCGCCGCGGCTCGCGCGCGTGCGCCTCCAGCACGTGAGCTTCGTGCGGCTGTCGACCGACCGGCTCCTCGTCGTGCTCGTCGCGCGCTCGGGGCGCGTGCACCGACGGGTCGTCGAGGAGACGACCTGGCGCGACCAGGCGGAGCTCGACCGCGTCGCCGCGCTGCTGAACGAGCGCATCCAGGGGCTCTCGCTGGACGATCTGCGCGCGCGGCTCGAGGGCGAGCTGCGCGCCCTGCGCGACCGCGCCGATGGCCTCGTCGCGCGCGCGCTCGCGCTCGGCCTGCGCGCGATCGACCTCGACGGCGAGGCCTCGGCCGACCTGCTGCTGGGGACGCGCCTCGCGCTGCTCGACCAGCCCGAGTTCCGCGACCCGGAGCGCATCCGCGAGCTGTTCGCGGCGATCGAGACCGGCGAGCGCCTGCTCGCGATCATCGACCGCGCCGTCGAGAGCGCGGGCGTGAGCGTGGCGCTCGGCGAGCAGCTCGACGCCCCGGAGCTCGTCCGCTGCGCGCTGGTCGCGGCGCCGTACGGACGCGCGGGCGAGCCGCCGCAGGGCGTGCTCGGCGTGATCGGCCCGTGTCGCATGGACTACCGTCGCGTCATCCCGCTCGTCGACTACTGCTCCGTGCTGGTCAGCCGCAAGCTGCAGTCGGCCGATGAGCCGACGCCGTCCGCGGGCTGA
- the grpE gene encoding nucleotide exchange factor GrpE, producing MSHDDRPDQPDDEGGGTLSPSDELEAALAAASEAVDERRARSKGASTAGEAVIEAMSAELQSLKTEYEAAKAELDALRDQHLRLQADFENFRRRGLKERQETQLYGHQNLVKELLPTVDNLDRAIEHADRNASEELQSLLQGVELVRKELLGVLDRFGVIAVEALGQPFDPAVHEAMAQTPAAEVAPNTVVAEMEKGYLLRDRLLRPARVVVSKAADGDRQGTTEG from the coding sequence ATGAGCCACGACGACCGACCCGACCAACCCGACGACGAGGGCGGCGGCACGCTCTCTCCGAGCGACGAGCTCGAGGCCGCGCTCGCCGCCGCGAGCGAGGCGGTCGACGAGCGCCGCGCGCGCTCGAAGGGGGCCTCGACGGCCGGCGAGGCCGTGATCGAGGCGATGAGCGCCGAGCTCCAGTCCCTCAAGACGGAGTACGAGGCGGCGAAGGCCGAGCTCGATGCGCTGCGCGACCAGCACCTGCGGCTTCAGGCCGACTTCGAGAACTTCCGTCGGCGCGGTCTCAAGGAGAGACAGGAGACGCAGCTGTACGGACACCAGAATCTGGTCAAGGAGCTGCTTCCCACGGTCGATAACCTCGACCGCGCTATCGAGCACGCAGACCGGAACGCATCCGAGGAGTTGCAGAGCCTGTTGCAGGGCGTCGAGCTGGTTCGCAAGGAGCTGCTCGGCGTGCTCGATCGTTTCGGGGTGATCGCGGTCGAGGCCCTCGGACAGCCGTTCGATCCGGCCGTGCACGAGGCGATGGCGCAGACGCCGGCGGCGGAGGTGGCACCGAACACCGTCGTGGCGGAGATGGAGAAGGGGTACCTGCTGCGCGATCGGCTGCTGCGACCGGCCCGGGTGGTCGTGTCGAAGGCCGCGGACGGGGATCGGCAGGGAACCACCGAAGGGTAG
- the dnaJ gene encoding molecular chaperone DnaJ, whose protein sequence is MRSDPGAASVAKRDYYEVLGVARDAGEAELKKAYRKLAMENHPDRNPDDPAAEDRFKEISEAYAVLSDAQKRAQYDRFGHAAAGPGGFTGDFGDLGGFQDLFESLFGDVFGGGGGGRRRRGRGQRGADLRYNLEIPLSEVLAGTSKTLKIPKMRRCGGCAGSGVSPGHTPETCDRCRGTGQMVFTQGFFRVNRPCDACQGAGEIVRDPCTECRGIGRVEGQQTLDVTIPAGVDDGARLRLTGEGEAGIAGGPAGDLYVVISIQPHPLFTRDGTDLHCEVPISFVQATLGDEIEVPTLEGRVTMRVPDGTQSGKLLRLKGKGLPPLVPRADRSQLERMRGDLYVRIFVEVPTKLSARQRELLEEFARESGEDVSPAARGFMDKLRDLFD, encoded by the coding sequence ATGCGATCGGATCCGGGAGCGGCAAGCGTGGCCAAACGCGACTACTACGAGGTGCTCGGCGTCGCGCGCGACGCGGGCGAGGCCGAGCTCAAGAAGGCCTATCGCAAGCTCGCCATGGAGAACCATCCGGATCGCAATCCCGACGATCCGGCGGCCGAGGATCGCTTCAAGGAGATCTCGGAGGCCTACGCCGTCCTGTCGGACGCGCAGAAGCGCGCGCAGTACGACCGCTTCGGGCACGCCGCCGCCGGGCCGGGCGGCTTCACGGGCGACTTCGGCGACCTCGGCGGCTTCCAGGATCTCTTCGAGAGCCTCTTCGGCGACGTGTTCGGCGGAGGAGGCGGCGGGCGTCGCCGGCGCGGGCGCGGACAGCGCGGCGCCGACCTCCGCTACAACCTCGAGATCCCGCTCTCCGAGGTGCTCGCCGGCACGAGCAAGACGCTCAAGATCCCGAAGATGCGCCGGTGCGGCGGCTGCGCGGGCAGCGGCGTGAGCCCGGGCCACACGCCGGAGACGTGCGACCGCTGCCGCGGCACGGGCCAGATGGTCTTCACGCAGGGGTTCTTCCGCGTGAACCGCCCGTGCGACGCGTGCCAGGGCGCGGGCGAGATCGTCCGGGATCCCTGCACGGAGTGCCGCGGCATCGGCCGCGTGGAGGGGCAGCAGACGCTCGACGTCACGATTCCCGCCGGCGTCGACGACGGTGCGCGACTCCGGCTCACCGGCGAGGGCGAGGCCGGCATCGCGGGCGGCCCGGCCGGCGACCTCTACGTGGTGATCTCCATCCAGCCTCACCCGCTCTTCACGCGCGACGGCACCGATCTGCACTGCGAGGTCCCGATCTCGTTCGTGCAGGCCACGCTCGGCGACGAGATCGAGGTGCCCACGCTCGAAGGACGGGTCACGATGCGCGTGCCGGACGGCACGCAGTCCGGCAAGCTCTTGCGACTCAAGGGGAAGGGCCTTCCGCCGCTCGTGCCGCGAGCCGATCGCAGCCAGCTCGAGCGCATGCGCGGCGACTTGTACGTGCGCATCTTCGTCGAGGTTCCGACGAAGCTGTCCGCGCGGCAGCGCGAGCTCCTCGAGGAGTTCGCGCGCGAGAGCGGCGAGGACGTGTCGCCCGCGGCCCGGGGATTCATGGACAAGCTGCGGGATCTCTTCGACTAA